The following is a genomic window from Manihot esculenta cultivar AM560-2 chromosome 9, M.esculenta_v8, whole genome shotgun sequence.
CTCCATGCACAAAATTGCACAAGGGGAGGGtgggtgtgtgtgtgtgtgtgtgtgtgagagagagagagagagagaaggtttGGGGGATGATATCTTGGTCTAAAATTTGTCAGGGGAATCTCAGAATGCAAGTCATTCAAAAACAGTAATGAATAAAGGGAAAAACTGGACATCCTTATAAAAAAAAGGGGCTCTGCTAAAGTGGCAATGTGAGAGAAGTAATTTCGGGTGACTTTGTCTCTGATACAGAGGGGCCCATATTTGGGTCCATGTTGATGGTTTTGTAAACTggagaaaatataaatatgctGGTACATTTGCAACTTGCTTGTGTTTTGGTGCAAAAGTGTGGGTTATTGCATTGCTAATAAAATGTCAAGGTTTTTGGTTCCATCTGAGCTTTCTTTGTTTGCTGTTGTTGATTTTTGACGTGGTTGTGGTTTTTCCAGGCGTACTTATCCCTGCCTGAGGGAACAGCTTCTGTGGTTGGCCTTATAGCCATGATGACTGACCATTATTACTCCCAAGTAAGATGGATACACATAGTCCAATTTTCTGATGGAATACATGGTTGTTATTCTAGTTCTGCGAAAAACTGCTTATCTTCATACCATCTATGGGTCTAGCAGCTTCCATTTATTATTTCTTAAATAAAGTTCCTTAggcttaaatatatttatttgttttctttcttaaaaGGAAAGTTGAACTTAGCGCAGCCTTGCATATTTGCAGACTGCTGAGGGAAATGGGAGCTTACAGCAAAGCATTGCAGCTTTGTTGTTAGTCTGCAGACTGCAGAGGGGATGGGTGTCATAAATGGGATTAAACTCTTGGTAGATTACTTTGAATCATGAGTTTCTGCTTGTTATATGCTTATGAGGATATTTTACGAACATTGAACCTTTAGGAAGTGAGCGATAGTGAAGGAGAAAGTAATGATGAGCCAGGAATGCCTCGGAAACCTCAGAAAACCAAGCAGGTGAAAGTCCAGCCTAGCACATCAAAAGATTCCCTGCAGTCGCACTCAATTGCATCAACTGATGGATACTTATCATTATTGAAGAAAGGACACTTTTATGGTAATAGGCCTGCTTACATAGGATAGTATTCTAGACACTATGTGATGTTGGTTGTACTTGTGTTGTTTTCTCCATCCCTTTCATGTCAATTGGTGTTTTAACTTTTACCTCACATGCTTACAATCTTAGGTGGATATATCATTTCCAtcttctctctctccccctCCCTCCCTCTACACACACAGTTCCACTTTTCTTAAAATCAGATCTTCAAACAATTTGATCTATTTATTGTCCAACTATTTTATCTTGTTTTGAACTTATTCatgcataaatataaacatgGATTGGGCTATATTAGTAACTTATTAATATAGCCCATGCACTAAAATTTACCATAGTCCAATGGTGCTCGTGCAACTTGACTTGCAATGTTGATTCCTCATCCTTTCCCCTTTTAATAATATTCTCAGTAATGGCCATTTGAATTGTTTATAAAGAAATGGCAGCTTGAATATTTCcttaaatttattaacggaGTAGATAAAAGTGCACTGTTTAACCATTATAAAACCATATAAATTATGAGTTTCAATGATTGGAGTTCTCAACTTCATGTTAGGTGGTCAGCCTCGAGCAGTAGGGAAAAGAACACCTCGAGTTGCTGTTTCATATCCATATAAGAAAAATGACAGTCAGAATTATGTTTTGGCGAAGAAGGGCCAGAAGCCCCAGAATGATGTCAATGACGATGGAGCACATGTTGCTGCGCTGGCATTAACTGAGGCGTTAAAAAGAGGAGGTTCTACCCAAGTTTGTCACACCCAAAGTGGAGGAACAGAACACATTAAATTGTCACCTGTTAGAAGCTGGGAAATGAtggtatttttaaaataatattcatttcctttttttttgttgCCTTTACTATACTACCTTTTTAGAACTTCAACTTGATAATTTTATACACTATTAGTTTCCAGAGTCGAAGACGGGTCATACAAAATTTCGAGTTGCTTCTGTAGATGAAGAATGGATGGTTGATGGTACAAGCAGGGGAGCTGATAATGGTGCTTATGCCAGGGATACAAGCTCACTGGTGGATATGGAAGGTGTAGGTACTGTAGAAGTTCATCCAAAGGGGAAGAAGTTTTACAGAAAGAAAGTAAAGGTTGAAGAGATTGGGAATAGTCAATCTGATGATGGCGGAGAAGCTTGTAGTGGTACTGAAGAAGGACCAAAAGTAAATGCCCTAAAGGGGAAAACCGATATTGATGGTTCAGATGCAAAAATTGATGAGATGTCTCCACAGGCCCGAAAGAAGAGAAGTGGCAAACGATTCTCTGGAGGTAATTCagctttttcatttttttttgcaGGTTAAGCACAGATTTCAGAAGCATTCTTCTTTTCAGGTGCATGCAACTGAGCAAGAGGAAATTGTTCATGGTCTATTATGTTTCATGTTTTCCTTGCATCCTTGATAACAGGATCATACTTCTCATTTCATTCTGATAATGCAAACTCGAAATCTGTTCTTTGAATTCTGCAGCAAAACTGGTGCTATCTTTCCCCATTGGATAAACGAGGAGTGTGATACCATGATTGAGCTAAAAATTCAAGGAATAACCTTGCACTGAGAATTCTGGAAAATTGTTTTATATTTGCTGTGGTGTATTAATGGTTTATTGAGAACAAACTGAGATGAGGATGCTATCATAAGTCTATCAATCAGAAGCACCCCAAATGTTCTCCTAGGGGGTTTTGGCACTTTTTCCCTACTATTTGGGCTTTATTTTCTGTGGAACTGTATGAAAGTAAGTCCAGCCCAGATAGTTGAAACTTTTGGTATTGTTAGTCCGGAAATTGAGATGTCGCAAAGGTTACAGATATGGTTATATCTTATCTATATGGGTAATGGATTGTTTATTCTTATTCCTCCTATTTTTGAAGTGGACTTCATCAATTTCTCTCAACTCTATGTCCATTCCAATGGATTTGATTATCAAACCATTAAAGCAGAGATTATCAACCAACTTAGCTAGTGAAATATTCCAGTCCTCAGATTAAGTTTTATTTCCTCCGAGTCAAGTGGTGATCTAGGAATAGTAGTGCACTGATTGTTAATGTGCAGACAGTGATTGATTGTACTTGAGTACTGACCAGTCACATCATTTTTTATTACTTGAGCACTGACCagccatattattattattactgttATGATCTGGGTTCTTTCCagctattaaaatttttaaaattattattttgcatatgcatatattttttcatatatatttatctattttgaTAATTCATTCCTGCTGTTCCCTATGCAGATGAATTCTCTGCCTTGGATGCCCTACAAACGTTGGCTAACCTTTCTGTAATGGAATCTGGTGAGCTTAAATGATAACAAAGTAATTGATTTGGCATAAACATCACTGCTCATATACCACCTGGTCATTACCGAATCATAATTCATATTGGTTTGTTAGAGGTGTTAAACTGTAAATTTGTGTCTGCCAATTTCAGCTGAGCTGACAAGTGGTGCTTTTGTTCCAACGTAATAGTAAGTAAAAAAATGCATACTTCCCATGCAAAGTGTCCGTACCTGTTCATTAGCTTTGTATCAATAGCCTTATAGTTTTTAGTTCATCCCAAGAGTGGAGGAAACATGTATGATGTTGTGGGTAATAATGATAAAGAAGGGAAAAGAAAGATTGAAAACCTTAATATATTCATAAGCATCTGATGCATACTTTATACGGTTGAAATATTATTCAAAGTTCCAAACAGGATATAGATGAAATAGCGTTACTGCATGTTTGGTCAATGTTAATTGTTTTCTGgcactctaatttttttttaatcttgttAACCAGTGTTTTTTACAAGGATAGCAAGTAAATTTGTAGAAACTGAATATTTTTCTTGCCTTTCATTATGTAGTTTCATAGCAGGTTGAAGTCCAACTTGGCATCAATTTTTGCTTCATGCTGTAGATTTTAGTTTGTTGTAGGCCTAGCTATGCTATAGCTTTCCATTTGCTCTAATAATTTTtcttctcctctctctctctctctctttaatGTTTGGTCTAGAATCCTCCGTCCAGCAGAATGAAGAAAGAACTGTACTTACTGTGGATGACAAATCTAGCAAACCTGAAGCTACATCTACTAGCCGCCATAGGGATAAAGTTAAACTTCTAGGGCACAGAGAAAAACTGCTTCATCCAAGAAGTGAAGTTGAGGGCGCCTCAAGAAAATCCAAGCTAGGAAGAAATACAGCAATTTATGCTAAACCTGTTTCTGAATCAAAGCAAGGGCCTCAGTTCATCAACAACAATATTAATGTACTGAAAAGAAAACGTCATTCTTTGGTGTCAAAGGTTTCACGTGTCCCTCTCATTCTTTAGTGTTTTTTCATTTCACAGTTAACTTTATGGAAAAAATGAGAATGTGTTCATTTTACAGGTATCAAATGCTGAAGTGCCCATAAAATTACATCTAAGTGAACCATTGGACACTGAGGTATGCTAATTGTTTATTGttgttcttttttctttttgttttaaaacaattgtttgattttattaaatggCTGTTATTTAGTCCCCCTAATTGGTGTTCCCATGGTATATTTCCTTTAAAGATTGATACAATCTCATTATTGTATGCTCTCAGTTTGCAGGTGTATTTTCTTAAATCTGCAATATCTATTGAGCAAAAGCTTAATCCGGATTACTTAGTTTGATATTTGGTTATCTGTGAGGCAATCACAATGTAAACCATTTATTGCATTTAGTACATGAATTAGCCAGTTCAAGTATTTAGATTACATGACTATGGCTGGTTCAGTGCTTGGCAAAACTTTCTGTATCCTATAAGGATTTTgggttgctttgttgtttaatCATGTGAGCTCAACAGAGGTTATAGCCTGCCATTGTCATGAAGAGAACTTAAGTTTCTTGGTTAAATAAGGGTACACTGAAGCTTGCTCATTTTCCCCCATGTGATCTCCCTGGAGAAACATAAATTCATTTATGGTTAATAGCATCTATCCTGTTTGGATTTAAAGCAAGCTTCCTGAATTAACAAATCAAACTAGAGCTTGTGAAATGTGTTTGTTTTGTCTTGCAATGTGAATGCTTGTCTATTATTCGTAAGCATGGGGGAGCAACAGTTTCATCAACAATCCGGGAAACTCTCGTTTACATGAATGCTTATCCAGCATGCATGAGATGAGTTATTATACATTTAAATTTGAGGCTAAAGTTGGTGCAGGTTTGTGTATATTTTACATGCATATGCATGGTTGAATTGatgttatttttcctttttccatCCACTTTTTGTAGCCTGTTGATGAAGAAGAGATTATATCTGCGCTTAAAGGAAAACGAACTTGTCAAGTTTCTACTGTTCCAAAGCAACGGAAAGCCATTGGAGTATCAGAGGGATGTTTCAGTGATCAGAAAAGTTCTGCTAATGATGTGGCTGTATCAACCGCTCAAGTTCCTGTTGCAAAACAAGTTACCTTGCAAACCAGTAAAATAAGCAGACGCAAGATGAGTCTAAAGCAATCAATTACTCGTAAAGAGAGGCACTCTTCTGAGAACATCCTGAAAAATCAAACTAATAGATGCTCAATCTCCCTACATGATACAGCATCCTATCTAAGGGTAAATCACTCTTGGACACTTGATATTCTTTTCTATTTCAGTTCTCAAGTGCTCAGAGTCTAATATGTGTGGTTTctgcttttatttttttcttgattCATTTTAATTACAGGAAAAGTTTTCTTGCTGTCTCTCATCTCCTATGGTTCGCAGATGGTGTACATTTGAGTGGTTCTACAGTGCAATTGACTACCCTTGGTTTGCGAAAAGGGAGTTCGTGGAGTACTTAAATCATGTTGGACTTGGGCACATTCCAAGATTAACTCGTGTTGAATGGGGTGTCATAAGAaggtataataaaatttcagtttattttaaacATATTCAGCAATGCATTTATGTTGTGGAGATCTGGAGTTTATTGGTCAGACGTCTTTTTGAATTGCATTTACTTGTTAATACAGTTCCCTAGGCAAACCTCGAAGATTCTCTGAACATTTTTTACATGAAGAAAGGGAGAAACTGAAGCAGTATAGGGATTCTGTGAGAACACATTATACTGAACTTCGTACTGGTGCCATGGATGGACTTCCAACAGATTTAGCAAAACCTTTATCAGTTGGCCAACGAGTAATAGCTGTGCATCCCAAAACAAGAGAACTTCATGATGGAAGTGTGCTCACAATTGATCATGACAGGTGCAGAGTTCAATTTGACTGTCCTGAAATGGGAGTGGAATTTGTCAAGGTAGTTGAGTTCTCTAATATATAGTTACGCCAGCTTTtctatgtgatggttttagtgTCTACTTGGACAGTGTTTTTGGATTCTGTTATTTGTTGTTTGCTCTGTATTTTCCTTGCTCTTTGAACGATGCATAAGTCTTGCATATTCCTTCAGTTTTTCTGCAAGATACTTCTGCTGTCCTGAATTATAAATTGGCCTCTTGCTCATATTACTTTGTTTGTATGCTTACATAGAATAGCTATGCTTCGCTATTGCTTCAAATACTGAATGTTAACTGTGTTGCAGATACCAGTCATCCTAGATTGTTTATTAAGTGGATAATGACTGTTTGCCAACTCCTTAATAGAACTTGAGAGGTTTAATTGGCTTCTTTTACTATAAATACTTGGGCTGTAGATTGCATGGGCAAATTTAGTTTTGGTGGCTACAAAGATGGGTAGTTTAAGTTAATATTCGTGATTTCTGGTGTGATGCCTTGGTAATTTGCTGGGATCATTTCAAGTTTCATATGTCTTAGTCAACTTATTATTTGGACCATGTGCTACTCAGCTACTATTTGGACCCTACTACATTGCTAGTTTACAATTTGCAAGGAGCTACATGATCCATAAAACTGCTTTTTTTCAGTTCCTATGATATGTTATTAAACAACTAGCAAAATAGGGTTTTCCAAGGATGATAATTAGCAGTGGATTTTTTATTGCAACTTTCATATTCCTAACTGTTTATGCGCAAAATTGCTGTAGGCTTGGATTCAGAACATTTATTCTAGGATTAGGCATCTCTttcttaatttcaattttttcccAGTTGTGGTATTTATGGTAGGACTTTCAGTCTCACCTTTGGGAACGACTTTGAATACTTCTTTACAGGATATAGACTGCATGCCTTTAAATCCATTTGATAACATGCCAGAAGCTCTTAGGAGACATGGATTCTCTGTTATGTCCAAGGAACTGCAAGTGAACGGGCATTCACATATTGGAGGGTTTACTTCAACAAGGCATTTAGACAACTCAGAGATTCCCATGAATACACTGGTAAAGCGTGCACAGGTCAAAATAATTGTTTCAAATGTTAGTTTGCTTTAATCTCTCCAAGTATGAAATCCTTCATGTCAGTCGAGCTACCTTTATTACTTAAATACCCTTCTGCATGTCTTTTTATTCATGACGGAAAATTTTGGTGGTCTCTTGCCCTCCATAAAGCTCTGATAATTAGAGCACTAAGAAGCTATGACTTTTAATCTTAACCATTCTGACTTCTGCACAGGTGGATGCAAACGTACAAAGAAAGGCAGCTTCAGTTGATGTTGTTAATGCACAACAAATAGCCAGTCAACCTTCTGTGGTGGCACGACTTCAAGTGAAGGAAGTTGATATACAAGCTCCTTCTGATTTGAATCATGCTTTTGATAAGAAGGTAGTTGATGTAATCTATACATCATCTGTCATGATTATAGTTAATACACCTTGATCTATTCAGGTGGAACAATGCTAAATGTTTCAGACAATTGTAATATTAACTTATAGTATTTGGTAATTAACTAATCATAAATTGATTGACTTTATTAGCCTTTTCTTTTGATTTGGATGTGGAAAATCCATATTTGCTACCTTGTTCACCCTTTTTGCCTTCCTAGCATTTTTTATCCTTAAAGAGTATTTGCCTTCTGTTATCATGCTACATGTGAGCTTGCACAACCAAATCTTTCTCTGTAAAATTGTGACAGTTTTCCCTAGGTAACCTGGTCGATGGAGCTAAAAGATGCAAATACATGCATCCTAGAAAACCAAATTAATAGAACTCCTTTTGATCTTATAAAATTCCTAGAACTACCTGTAGGGAAGGAGGAATTCTGTGGCCAGCCATGAGGCTTCTATGAATTTGTACATGTGCAAAAATGGTTGCGTTTTTGGACCTTTCTTCAAATTTAGTTTTGTTGTTTGCCTCAATTAGTTGATCTCTCTTGCAGGCCTCTTCTGCTTTAGTCAATTTGAGGCAACACAATGCATACCCAGGGAATACCCTGCCTCCTTGGCTGAAGCCCACTGTCAATTCCAGTTTCCTGGCTGGCCTGCCAAGTTCTCATGATAGTTTTGTTTCTCAAGAATCAGGATCTACTGTCATTGAAATTGTAAGAGGTTCCAGGGACAAGGCACACACAATGATAGATGCTGCTGTTCAGGTAATTAGTTTCTGTACGCAAGTGCCTTTGTGGCCTTTAAAATGTTGGCTTTTAAATCCATGGACTGCCATTTTGCTTATGAGAACATACTATACCTGGTGGTAAGTAGCACTAGTGCCCGTGACGATTCTTTCATTGGCATTGGAGAAGACACCTCCAGTTTTGCTTGTAGGATTTTTCATTTCAAGTTTTTGAATGCTAGTTCAGTTGCCTACATCTGCTGGTTCTTTTAATAGTTTCTCAGCTGCATTGCAGTATTAACCTAAGCAACTTGCATCACTCACTGATGCCATATCATTTCAGGCGATTTCATCCATGAAAGAAGGGGAGGATGCTTTTGTGAAGATTGGGGAGGCTTTAGATTCTATTGATAGAAGACAATTAGCATCAGAATCTAAGGCACAAGAAATCAGGTCTCTGGAGCACGTCAATGGCATTTTAAGCCATCATAATCAGTTGATTTCCAGCACACTGGAGCCCCAAGTTAATAACAATGCGTCTGGGCCTAAATCACACAATAATACCGACAAAATTGAAGCAGCAATCCCTTCAGAGCTGATAAAATCATGTGTTGCTACTTTGCTCATGATACAGGTAACTCTTGAAAATTCCCTATTATTTTACTTATGATTTTCATACCCGAAGGCAGCCGTTAGCTCGAAGAACAACAGCTAAGCCTTAATATTTTACTTGTTGGAGTCTGCTATATGGATCCTTCATTGCCATTCATCTTAGTATTATTTCTCATTATATGCAGACGTGTACCGAACGACAATATCCTCCAGCTGATGTGGCTCAAATAATTGATTCTGCTGTTACCAGCTTGCATCCATGTTGCCCTCAAAATCTGCCAATATATAGAGAGATACAAATGTGCATGGGAAGAATCAAGACCCAAATATTAGCTCTTATACCAACATAAAGCCAATGCCTTTGCTTTCTCTGCTATCAGCATTTGTATATATGAAATGATGCTGAAGTCCTATTGGTTCCCAGCTCCATACGCCTTCATCCTTTCCTTTTTTCCCCTCTAAAATCCCATAATTTTTTTCCTAATTGAAATGGGAATCACCCAATTATATTCCGTCATTATAACTTCATCCCAGCATCTTCCTCTTCAATTGAGTAAAATTTTGACCAAGTGATGTTGTCGTGGCCAGATCATACATACTGTTTTATTAGCTTCCAATTTGATAAAATTGTCCTTAATGCTCTAATgctactttttatattttaagaggGATTTTTATTGTTGGTTTATTAAAATTGACTCTGctaataactttttttaaataacagaagtaatatttatctttttttttttattaataagaaATAAACTATTATAGTGCATTGTTGCACATGCAATAGAAAATAGTTATATTACAacaaagaaattaaatgcttcTTTAAAAGAATCGCTTATCAATAATTACTTGgacatttttcttttcaataaaTTACTTTTGTATAAGAGAGTAAATTAAAACTTGAAGTCGAATAAATAGTATGCTTTTAAATTCTcgcaaattttaaaaattgtaatCTAAAGATGGGTATTTAGTTatgaaacaataataattagggGAAATCAAAAGCAATGAAAaaacatataataatatttaggctcggtttattttaaaaaatatatatagtatgaaaaatatttttttaaaataatagtgtaaaatattttttattaaaaaataatatatttttaatttatatacaatAGTATTAATAAGCTTAGTAAATgtagaaaattactttttcttttaaaaaataatatagtttCTTTTtctgagaaatattttttattaatttattcaaatattttaaatataaaaaataattttcaaaaaatattttccctAAAATAAATGGTTGAACATTTTTTTTAGCATTGTTTAATTCATATTCAACTCTTCAAGTATCAAATTCTTAATTATGGTATTACTTTAAAGTTTTATAAGGTTGGGCCTGCAATTTGTTTTGGCTCATGAACATGTCCATTATTTCCTAACAAAAATGGAAATATTTTTACGAACATGTTTTACAAATTAATATAGAAGGaaaatattaattcaatatataAGTTTAAGAAATCTATAAGAACCAGGATCGAGCACTGCAATTCTTGAGCCTTTGTATTCTGAAATTTTACATACTGAACAAAACACAATGGCTGCTATCAACTTAAACTCGCTTAACCAGAGCACATAAAAACTATAAAGCACATCTTTCTTCTACAGACAACCTAACCTCAGAGACGATGCAAATTAATTCAGCTGGGTTTCTTGCACCATGAAAGCAAATTCCACTTGTGTTCCTATACCCAACCAACATACAATATCTGTGGAAGCTTGAAAAATGAATCATAAATAAGCCATCTCAGGTGAGGCAAAACAATCATAAGAGCAAATGCTGCAGTAGAAAAGATGGCAGAATCATAAATGGAAACAGAACATGAACCAACCAACCACCGACATTTTTACACAGCCCACCAACAATAATGGAGTGCCCCATGCAGTTTACTGCACTTTTAAAGCTTCATTTTACAGCTTCTCCAGCAGCACAATTGAGTTGAGATAATAAATGGGTTGTAAGGGGAAAATTTGAATACTCACAATTTACAAATTCTTTTTATGCTCTCTGAATTTTCTACCCTAAAAAGAGGGCGGGTCTCAGAAGCATGGGACCCTTCCAATGGAAGATACTTAACAGAAAAAGTAAGAACGAAATGAGCCTGTTTTCGGTGTTACCATAGCAGACATTCCATGCAGATCATGGCTAACATCTAGGCTTAaccaagcagaaacctgaacaCATCACTCAATGAGATTATCCCTTCTACCCGCTTGCTGCCAGCCTCCACAATCAAAAGTCTCCTAACACCTGAAAGCATCAAAGCAACAAATTAAAGTTATACCTGAgaagttcattaattacataaaCAACAGATATAAGTGTAAATCAGTATTGCAAGTACCAGGGTTTGCCAGTCGCTCCATCACTTTGTGTAGAGGATCAGATCCTAAACACATGTGACATCTCTGTCCATTGTAGAATCCATACGGTGAATTTGCATCTTGTCCCAATTGCAATGCCTAGAGGAAGGCAGATGACTAGAGTGAGTTCTCTGTCATGCACATGTACTACAAATGAAAATGCAGTTACTCTTCATGTTATTCCCAACGTTATGAATGTTCTCCCTACTTAATTCTACCTTTCACAAAAGGTGGTTTGTGCAGGCTCTGATGGGTTGTTTGAAACCACTGACAAGAGAGTCTGTACAGTTGCATGATAATGAAGTCgtacaaagaaataaaaattgagaaaatcACCTGATGAATACTGATTTCATCAAGATGAATCTGGGCATAGGCTTTGTCTTTTGCCAAAGCAGTGATATCACTATCAAGAAAATAACATCAATGTGTCATTAGATTAGCAATACATCAATAAACATGGAGGAAAATAAACACAGAAATTCACCTTCGTGAGTATATGTCCAGGAGTGCATCATTATCATCCACAATTGGTATTGAGCTGACTTCAGCTGCAATAAATCATAAAATAGCATAAGCTAAAGCAAAATGTTGTATGACATCAGCTAGATAGAGAGCGAGAGATATAATTCTGAAGTTCTGGGGTTCTTTCTCGATTTGAATTACCCTGAACTAACAAAGATAGGGCATCACCAAGAGAAGCATTTGGTCGCAACATAGCAAATGGCCGTACATTTGATTCCCCAATTTTTGGAACCCAAGTACCCAGAGGTATCATACAAATAGGTTGTCGAAGAACAGGCAAGGAACTAGCTGAGTGCTTAAAATGCCTGCATATACCTGGAATTTAGGTCATATGTTAGTAAACATGTCACATGCCCCGAAGCAATAAACCAAGCAAGGTTAAATGTTTCTTCAAAAAGggagggggaaaaaaaaaagcaacctTACATTTTAATATTCCTGACAGAGAAGTGAGATGTAGTAGCTGTGGAAATGAACCATCTCGTGAAGAAGAATGTATAATGGGAATCGTTGATACTTTGTTTTGCAAAATTTTCAAAGCAACATCTTTCAAAGAATCATATGGCCCAGCCTGCATATATTATAAGAGTTGTTGATAGAAATCTAGTAATACGACAAAATGCAAATACCAGATAAGGACAAACTCCAAAAAAGCCCGTTTCAACTCTGAAGCAATTTATTTGTCCAATCAGATCCACATAATTACAGATGTATGCCAATATGCCATAGCCTACCATATAACATGAGTAGTTCAACACAAATATTGAAACCAGCTATCTCATTTATGTTCTCAGAAACAACATGCACCACTCAATGCTTAAAAAATTCTAGAATTTCAAAGTTAGGgtagaattattaaaaaattctagAACTTCAGAGTTAGGGTAGAATTATTAGAATTCTGGGAACCTTTAGTGCATGTATATGTGAAAGAGTTTCATAGCAAAAATGATCTcacatatgaaaataatatacagGCAAACTTCAAGACTTTATCATCCAAGACGCAGAAAACAATAAAGCACAGTGACAGATTTCTTTGTTATCCAGATTATCTTGGCAAGGAATCTTTGAAGCAACTTACATGGATAAGTCGTCTAGAACATGCTCTCCCATTACCATCAATTTGCCTGTTAAGATTTAATTTTCCTTCCTTCCAAGCTGATATAGAATGTGTCTCTAATTCTTCCTCTGTCAAATTAGACCCATGACTTCCAAGCTGAAATTCATGGATTTTATAAATATCAGTGGCCTCTTTTAACACAAACAGGGA
Proteins encoded in this region:
- the LOC110622734 gene encoding sucrose nonfermenting 4-like protein isoform X2, which encodes MFGSGKATGHDNIGMVPMRFVWPYGGRSVFLSGSFTGWTEHIPMSPMEGCPTVFQVICSLTPGHHQYKFFVDGEWRHDDHQPSVSGNYGVVNTVFLPREPYVDSPVLDLELSGSNMELDDAFSRPEAISRVSEADLQVSRQRISAFLSMHTAYELLPESGKVIALDVNLPVKQAFHILHEQGVPLAPLWDFLKGQFVGVLSALDFILILRELGSHGSNLTEEELETHSISAWKEGKLNLNRQIDGNGRACSRRLIHAGPYDSLKDVALKILQNKVSTIPIIHSSSRDGSFPQLLHLTSLSGILKCICRHFKHSASSLPVLRQPICMIPLGTWVPKIGESNVRPFAMLRPNASLAEVSSIPIVDDNDALLDIYSRSDITALAKDKAYAQIHLDEISIHQALQLGQDANSPYGFYNGQRCHMCLGSDPLHKVMERLANPGVRRLLIVEAGSKRVEGIISLSDVFRFLLG
- the LOC110622734 gene encoding sucrose nonfermenting 4-like protein isoform X4 — encoded protein: MREVFFCNCNYSLSLSFYILSYHKNLVKHLVMLLRKQSQGYQRLICRFLDNVFLHFCLCILHTSCFPSQVIALDVNLPVKQAFHILHEQGVPLAPLWDFLKGQFVGVLSALDFILILRELGSHGSNLTEEELETHSISAWKEGKLNLNRQIDGNGRACSRRLIHAGPYDSLKDVALKILQNKVSTIPIIHSSSRDGSFPQLLHLTSLSGILKCICRHFKHSASSLPVLRQPICMIPLGTWVPKIGESNVRPFAMLRPNASLGDALSLLVQAEVSSIPIVDDNDALLDIYSRSDITALAKDKAYAQIHLDEISIHQALQLGQDANSPYGFYNGQRCHMCLGSDPLHKVMERLANPGVRRLLIVEAGSKRVEGIISLSDVFRFLLG
- the LOC110622734 gene encoding sucrose nonfermenting 4-like protein isoform X1, which encodes MFGSGKATGHDNIGMVPMRFVWPYGGRSVFLSGSFTGWTEHIPMSPMEGCPTVFQVICSLTPGHHQYKFFVDGEWRHDDHQPSVSGNYGVVNTVFLPREPYVDSPVLDLELSGSNMELDDAFSRPEAISRVSEADLQVSRQRISAFLSMHTAYELLPESGKVIALDVNLPVKQAFHILHEQGVPLAPLWDFLKGQFVGVLSALDFILILRELGSHGSNLTEEELETHSISAWKEGKLNLNRQIDGNGRACSRRLIHAGPYDSLKDVALKILQNKVSTIPIIHSSSRDGSFPQLLHLTSLSGILKCICRHFKHSASSLPVLRQPICMIPLGTWVPKIGESNVRPFAMLRPNASLGDALSLLVQAEVSSIPIVDDNDALLDIYSRSDITALAKDKAYAQIHLDEISIHQALQLGQDANSPYGFYNGQRCHMCLGSDPLHKVMERLANPGVRRLLIVEAGSKRVEGIISLSDVFRFLLG